Proteins encoded in a region of the Vitis riparia cultivar Riparia Gloire de Montpellier isolate 1030 unplaced genomic scaffold, EGFV_Vit.rip_1.0 scaffold611_pilon_pilon, whole genome shotgun sequence genome:
- the LOC117910114 gene encoding poly [ADP-ribose] polymerase tankyrase-1-like, which translates to MGKERNSEIEDIHNAARSGDLLKLQSICSSNPLAVNSRDKHSRTPLHLAAWAGQTQVVTYLCKHKADVGAAAMDDMGAIHFAAQKGHLEVVRTLLSSGASVKAITRKGMTPLHYAAQGSHLDLAKYLVRKGGSLSAKSKAGKTPLDLAGSEEFRTVLVECERLSRKGDKNVKDKVEESEEPKPSILEKAENSDGKVAADGDGEEHENTDVKRKADEDSEEHEDTDVKRKADEDGEVQEDTDVKRKADEDGTKEEASKVPKKARVALNHLLSADYTQEDEENM; encoded by the exons ATGGGGAAGGAAAGAAACTCAGAAATTGAAGATATTCACAACGCAGCCAGATCCGGTGACCTTCTAAAACTTCAATCCATTTGCAGTTCCAATCCTTTAGCAGTCAATTCCAGAGATAAGCACTCCAGAACCCC ACTACATTTAGCCGCATGGGCTGGGCAGACACAGGTGGTAACCTATCTCTGCAAGCACAAGGCTGATGTTGGTGCTGCAGCGATGGACGACATGGGTGCAATTCACTTTGCTGCCCAGAAAGGACATCTAGAAGTCGTCCGCACTCTGCTTTCATCTGGGGCCTCAGTCAAAGCTATCACCCGCAAGGGCATGACCCCACTTCACTATGCAGCTCAAGGATCCCATCTCGATCTTGCCAAGTACTTGGTAAGGAAAGGCGGTAGTCTCAGTGCCAAGTCAAAAGCAGGAAAAACCCCTCTTGATCTTGCAGGCAGTGAAGAATTCCGCACTGTTTTGGTAGAATGTGAGAGGTTATCTAGGAAAGGAGATAAGAATGTTAAAGACAAAGTTGAAGAATCGGAAGAGCCAAAGCCATCAATCTTGGAAAAAGCAGAGAATTCTGATGGCAAAGTTGCTGCAGATGGGGATGGTGAAGAACACGAGAACACAGACGTCAAGAGGAAAGCTGATGAAGATAGTGAAGAACACGAGGACACAGACGTCAAGAGGAAAGCTGATGAAGATGGTGAAGTACAAGAGGACACGGATGTCAAGAGGAAAGCTGATGAAGATGGTACCAAGGAAGAAGCCTCGAAGGTACCGAAAAAGGCCAGAGTTGCTCTTAATCATCTTCTAAGCGCTGATTACACTCAAGAGGATGAAGAAAACATGTAA